The following are from one region of the Dreissena polymorpha isolate Duluth1 chromosome 2, UMN_Dpol_1.0, whole genome shotgun sequence genome:
- the LOC127866435 gene encoding phospholipid scramblase 2-like isoform X3 → MTDNNSQEIIRMSRDFKCCIGCCWCAGGCCQMVLNVEAPVGRLVGRIKTSSSSCVRLYSIELRIRSPPGMDMRSIIDVINSKCSPHMQVFDAADNHLYTLWAPCCPCQCPICCEDDINVPITDPSLTQRVGNIAKVWRGCCREAFTDADSYRLT, encoded by the exons ATGACGGACAACAACTCCCAA GAAATAATCCGGATGTCCCGTGACTTCAAATGCTGCATTGGTTGCTGCTGGTGTGCCGGGGGCTGCTGTCAGATGGTCCTCAACGTGGAGGCACCTGTGGGGCGTCTTGTTGGGAGGATCAAGACAAG TTCTTCGAGTTGTGTGCGTCTTTATTCCATTGAACTACGCATCAGATCACCACCGGGTATGGATATGCGGTCCATCATTGATGTAAT CAACTCcaaatgcagtccgcacatgcaggTATTTGACGCCGCAGATAACCACCTGTATACTCTCTGGGCTCCCTGCTGTCCCTGCCAGTGTCCTATCTGCTGCGAAGATGATATCAACGTTCCG ATCACTGACCCCTCTCTGACCCAGCGGGTCGGTAACATTGCCAAGGTGTGGCGCGGTTGCTGCAGAGAGGCATTCACTGATGCAGACTCCTATAGGCTTACCT GA
- the LOC127866435 gene encoding phospholipid scramblase 2-like isoform X2 produces MTDNNSQEIIRMSRDFKCCIGCCWCAGGCCQMVLNVEAPVGRLVGRIKTSNSKCSPHMQVFDAADNHLYTLWAPCCPCQCPICCEDDINVPITDPSLTQRVGNIAKVWRGCCREAFTDADSYRLTFPADMSLDSKVLCIGAAFMVEYLNESQEEN; encoded by the exons ATGACGGACAACAACTCCCAA GAAATAATCCGGATGTCCCGTGACTTCAAATGCTGCATTGGTTGCTGCTGGTGTGCCGGGGGCTGCTGTCAGATGGTCCTCAACGTGGAGGCACCTGTGGGGCGTCTTGTTGGGAGGATCAAGACAAG CAACTCcaaatgcagtccgcacatgcaggTATTTGACGCCGCAGATAACCACCTGTATACTCTCTGGGCTCCCTGCTGTCCCTGCCAGTGTCCTATCTGCTGCGAAGATGATATCAACGTTCCG ATCACTGACCCCTCTCTGACCCAGCGGGTCGGTAACATTGCCAAGGTGTGGCGCGGTTGCTGCAGAGAGGCATTCACTGATGCAGACTCCTATAGGCTTACCT ttCCAGCAGACATGTCCCTTGATAGTAAAGTCCTGTGCATTGGTGCTGCATTCATGGTG GAGTACCTCAATGAGTCCCAAGAGGAGAATTAA
- the LOC127866435 gene encoding phospholipid scramblase 2-like isoform X1 — MTDNNSQEIIRMSRDFKCCIGCCWCAGGCCQMVLNVEAPVGRLVGRIKTSSSSCVRLYSIELRIRSPPGMDMRSIIDVINSKCSPHMQVFDAADNHLYTLWAPCCPCQCPICCEDDINVPITDPSLTQRVGNIAKVWRGCCREAFTDADSYRLTFPADMSLDSKVLCIGAAFMVEYLNESQEEN; from the exons ATGACGGACAACAACTCCCAA GAAATAATCCGGATGTCCCGTGACTTCAAATGCTGCATTGGTTGCTGCTGGTGTGCCGGGGGCTGCTGTCAGATGGTCCTCAACGTGGAGGCACCTGTGGGGCGTCTTGTTGGGAGGATCAAGACAAG TTCTTCGAGTTGTGTGCGTCTTTATTCCATTGAACTACGCATCAGATCACCACCGGGTATGGATATGCGGTCCATCATTGATGTAAT CAACTCcaaatgcagtccgcacatgcaggTATTTGACGCCGCAGATAACCACCTGTATACTCTCTGGGCTCCCTGCTGTCCCTGCCAGTGTCCTATCTGCTGCGAAGATGATATCAACGTTCCG ATCACTGACCCCTCTCTGACCCAGCGGGTCGGTAACATTGCCAAGGTGTGGCGCGGTTGCTGCAGAGAGGCATTCACTGATGCAGACTCCTATAGGCTTACCT ttCCAGCAGACATGTCCCTTGATAGTAAAGTCCTGTGCATTGGTGCTGCATTCATGGTG GAGTACCTCAATGAGTCCCAAGAGGAGAATTAA